One Stenotrophomonas oahuensis genomic region harbors:
- a CDS encoding helix-turn-helix domain-containing protein: protein MQEQNIALRLGAAIRTSRLATGSSQERFADAISMHRAYYSAIERGEKNITIVTLARLADGLGLRPSELLAAAGL, encoded by the coding sequence ATGCAGGAACAGAATATAGCCCTCCGGCTTGGGGCCGCCATTCGGACAAGCCGCTTGGCCACCGGGTCGAGCCAGGAACGCTTCGCCGACGCGATTTCGATGCATCGCGCCTATTACAGCGCGATCGAGCGAGGCGAGAAGAACATCACGATCGTCACATTGGCCCGCCTCGCCGACGGCCTTGGGCTCAGGCCGTCCGAACTCCTGGCTGCAGCTGGTCTTTAG
- a CDS encoding Mov34/MPN/PAD-1 family protein: MPLTNDWSSRDQRKLIHLSPDTLGVFARYVQDSDEAPESGGLLLGTVHGEHLIIEQATAPTVWDLRLRTFFHRSAIGHAKLALDRWRASRGTVRYLGEWHTHPEDYPIPSGLDRSEWRRLAAGRRDKRPQLSIIVGRHGLHVELVHSDGNGVYFQPYQ, encoded by the coding sequence ATGCCACTGACGAATGACTGGTCCAGCCGTGATCAGCGCAAGCTAATCCATCTTTCGCCAGACACTTTGGGTGTGTTTGCCCGCTACGTACAAGACAGCGATGAAGCTCCCGAGTCAGGCGGGCTACTTCTTGGGACAGTTCATGGCGAGCATCTCATCATTGAACAGGCCACCGCTCCAACCGTCTGGGATCTTAGGCTGCGGACTTTTTTCCACCGGTCCGCTATCGGTCACGCCAAACTTGCGCTTGATCGATGGCGTGCCTCCCGTGGCACCGTGCGGTATCTGGGCGAGTGGCACACCCACCCGGAGGACTACCCTATCCCGTCTGGGTTGGACCGCTCGGAGTGGCGCAGACTGGCCGCGGGTAGAAGAGACAAGCGACCTCAGCTTTCGATCATCGTCGGACGACACGGGCTCCACGTCGAGCTTGTCCACAGTGACGGCAATGGCGTCTATTTTCAGCCCTATCAGTAG
- a CDS encoding histidine phosphatase family protein: protein MLTLIRHAQSAANAGSATFHPATIPLTTLGHSQAKQFSRSTVASPVGAIWSSPFLRAVQTAKPTAERCRVRIQEAPIHEFTYLCPARCAGTTATERMRWVCEYWERGDPNYIDGPGAESFAMFIGRARDALSIFSKYSHPIQAVAFSHGQFLQMIYWLNGYRGEPASEAGMREFRALDRMSPIHHCEGLQLFPASPGTIVRWPSSAG from the coding sequence ATGCTCACTCTAATTAGACATGCTCAAAGTGCCGCAAATGCCGGTTCGGCAACGTTTCACCCTGCAACCATTCCACTCACGACGTTGGGGCATTCGCAAGCAAAACAATTCTCAAGGTCGACGGTCGCCTCGCCGGTAGGAGCAATCTGGAGCTCGCCCTTCTTGAGGGCTGTACAAACGGCAAAACCCACTGCAGAGCGGTGCCGTGTGCGTATCCAGGAGGCACCGATCCACGAATTCACCTATCTTTGCCCGGCACGTTGCGCAGGAACGACCGCTACTGAGAGGATGCGCTGGGTCTGCGAATACTGGGAGCGGGGGGACCCCAACTACATAGATGGGCCAGGCGCTGAGTCCTTCGCGATGTTCATTGGGCGTGCGCGGGACGCCCTGTCCATATTCAGCAAGTATTCGCACCCAATTCAAGCCGTCGCCTTCAGTCACGGGCAGTTCCTGCAGATGATCTACTGGCTAAATGGCTACAGGGGTGAACCGGCTTCCGAAGCGGGAATGCGAGAATTTCGCGCTCTGGACCGAATGTCTCCAATTCACCACTGCGAAGGATTGCAGCTGTTCCCTGCCTCACCAGGAACAATAGTTCGATGGCCAAGTTCGGCAGGGTGA
- a CDS encoding phosphate signaling complex PhoU family protein, with product MIRHPGRSLGQSIEQQRLELHRAAEECEEAAIGVVADHAAETLDLRHMLAVIRIASELKQAGILSCSVAEHLQDMTLARPEDLTGSLLEMIELAQIQLRDACVAFEKRDADLAKRALEHEDAISGLHSILFKEILQGISDQDKVSVELVHLLYVIKSLEKIGDHATEIASSVIALSNDH from the coding sequence ATGATCCGCCACCCCGGGCGATCCTTAGGGCAGTCGATTGAGCAGCAGCGGCTCGAACTGCACCGGGCCGCCGAAGAGTGCGAGGAGGCGGCGATCGGCGTTGTAGCTGATCATGCTGCCGAGACCTTGGATCTGAGGCATATGCTTGCGGTGATCCGAATAGCCTCTGAGCTTAAACAGGCAGGAATTCTGTCCTGCTCAGTAGCGGAGCATCTTCAGGATATGACTCTGGCTAGGCCAGAAGATCTGACTGGGTCACTTCTGGAGATGATCGAGCTGGCTCAGATTCAACTCCGAGATGCCTGTGTCGCGTTCGAGAAGCGAGATGCTGACCTGGCGAAACGTGCTCTTGAACATGAGGATGCCATCTCCGGCCTCCATTCAATTCTGTTCAAGGAAATTCTTCAGGGAATTTCCGATCAAGACAAAGTCTCGGTAGAGCTCGTCCACCTCCTCTATGTCATCAAGAGTCTTGAGAAGATCGGAGACCATGCGACAGAAATAGCGTCCAGTGTCATTGCGCTCTCGAACGACCATTAG
- the arsH gene encoding arsenical resistance protein ArsH translates to MQHLPNVVPGALNPPVAEKLSEPNAAPHRPRILILYGSLRPQSFSRKLALEAQRLLEHLGAETRLFDPHELPMLDSVPASHPKVQELRQASLWSEGHVWVSPERHGTLTAVFKNQIDWLPLEEGSVRPTQGRTLAVMQVCGGSQSFNVVNALRVLGRWMRMVTIPNQSSVAKAWQEFDDDGRMKPSAYYDRVVDVMEELVKFTLLVRGRSDYLVDRYSERKGAVEAAALTAAAGVVETSLNEKEDA, encoded by the coding sequence ATGCAACACCTTCCCAATGTCGTCCCCGGTGCCTTGAACCCTCCGGTGGCCGAAAAACTGAGCGAGCCGAATGCTGCGCCACACCGCCCCAGAATCCTGATCCTGTATGGGTCCCTACGCCCGCAGTCCTTCAGCCGCAAGCTCGCTTTGGAGGCGCAGCGGTTGCTGGAACATCTGGGCGCAGAGACCCGACTGTTCGACCCGCATGAGCTGCCGATGCTTGATTCGGTGCCCGCGTCCCACCCCAAGGTGCAGGAGCTGCGCCAGGCTTCTTTGTGGTCCGAAGGGCACGTGTGGGTCAGCCCGGAACGCCACGGCACCTTGACCGCTGTGTTCAAAAACCAGATTGACTGGCTGCCGCTGGAAGAGGGGAGCGTGCGCCCGACCCAAGGTCGCACCCTGGCCGTGATGCAGGTCTGTGGCGGCTCCCAGTCCTTCAACGTGGTCAATGCGTTGCGCGTACTCGGCCGCTGGATGCGGATGGTGACGATTCCGAACCAGTCCTCGGTCGCCAAGGCCTGGCAGGAGTTCGATGACGATGGGCGAATGAAGCCGTCGGCCTACTACGATCGCGTCGTGGATGTGATGGAAGAACTGGTCAAGTTCACCCTGCTGGTGCGTGGCCGCAGTGACTACCTGGTTGATCGCTACAGCGAACGGAAAGGGGCAGTCGAAGCGGCCGCCCTGACCGCCGCGGCCGGCGTCGTCGAGACTTCATTGAATGAAAAGGAGGACGCATGA
- a CDS encoding DUF2188 domain-containing protein gives MTRKNQHVVPHPDGWAVRGAGNQRATSVHQTQQEAIDAGRGIARNQQSELVIHRPNGQIRDKDSHGHDPNPPKG, from the coding sequence ATGACACGCAAGAACCAACATGTCGTACCCCATCCGGATGGCTGGGCCGTCCGCGGTGCTGGCAACCAGCGGGCAACCTCGGTCCACCAGACCCAGCAGGAAGCCATCGATGCCGGTCGCGGGATCGCCCGCAACCAGCAAAGTGAGCTGGTGATCCATCGTCCGAACGGTCAGATCCGTGACAAAGACAGTCACGGCCATGACCCCAACCCGCCGAAGGGCTGA
- the arsC gene encoding arsenate reductase (glutaredoxin) (This arsenate reductase requires both glutathione and glutaredoxin to convert arsenate to arsenite, after which the efflux transporter formed by ArsA and ArsB can extrude the arsenite from the cell, providing resistance.), with protein MNAVIYHNPKCGTSRNTLALIRHAGIEPEVIEYLVDPPSRARLVEMIAAAGLDVRGAIRQKGTPYLELGLDDPTLSEDALLDAMLANPILINRPFVQTTMGTRLCRPSEVVLDILPAVHEPFTKEDGEVVIDQDGKRVR; from the coding sequence ATGAACGCTGTCATCTATCACAACCCCAAGTGCGGCACCTCGCGAAACACCTTGGCGTTGATTCGCCACGCCGGCATTGAGCCGGAAGTGATTGAGTACCTGGTCGACCCACCCAGCCGAGCGCGCCTTGTCGAGATGATTGCCGCCGCCGGATTGGATGTTCGCGGTGCGATCCGCCAGAAGGGCACACCCTATCTGGAACTGGGGTTGGACGATCCCACGTTGAGCGAGGACGCATTGCTGGATGCCATGCTGGCCAATCCAATCCTCATCAATCGCCCCTTCGTCCAGACCACCATGGGCACGCGCCTGTGCCGACCCTCCGAGGTGGTTCTGGACATCCTGCCAGCAGTCCACGAGCCCTTTACCAAGGAAGATGGCGAAGTGGTGATCGATCAGGACGGCAAGCGCGTCCGCTGA
- the arsN2 gene encoding arsenic resistance N-acetyltransferase ArsN2, translated as MELLKEVELPTEDLVEGRSGAIFYGIFEDHTLCGVVAIEPHGNLALLRSLAVKTQHQRNGFGQALVAHAVEVAQRSGVHGLYLLTTSSSHFFQGVGFSMVAREDVPLLIRETSQFSTLCPATCAVMRKEL; from the coding sequence ATGGAGCTGCTGAAAGAGGTGGAACTTCCTACCGAAGATCTAGTTGAAGGCCGAAGTGGAGCCATCTTCTATGGCATTTTTGAAGATCACACTCTCTGTGGTGTGGTGGCGATCGAGCCTCATGGCAATCTGGCCCTGCTGCGGTCGCTCGCTGTAAAGACGCAGCATCAACGAAACGGATTCGGGCAGGCCCTCGTCGCCCATGCAGTGGAAGTTGCGCAGAGGTCAGGAGTACATGGCCTCTACCTGCTGACAACGTCATCGAGCCACTTCTTTCAGGGAGTTGGTTTCAGCATGGTGGCGAGAGAGGATGTTCCACTCCTGATCCGGGAAACCAGCCAATTCTCCACGTTGTGTCCGGCCACATGCGCGGTGATGCGGAAGGAACTCTGA
- a CDS encoding ThiF family adenylyltransferase, which translates to MSRATPSQVIEAFGREGFDFAGMADNGWFRVSGRLFSDVTPEGVPCEIVLDPNFFELPRFRLLEIPSHLPAAVPHLNANGGLCYIANGTVTLDIFDPIGQSLACLRQAQHVFDRIMRGEMVEDLTEEFYAYWNGAYCLSDLDGSAQGRQECFIVEGNERPIWFVTNNLARTKKKAELLGFTPTERTTPTYRIKTTAQPRPVPGVWPPTTVSSLLTWQSQLDSRCRRSIHRRIQQGERDRLNALLILIDSPKMTYAFGVIYERDEQAPKVKFADRRDRTLGLAILPFSVFRIDERYIAERNIPGRSTLAGKAIALIGCGTIGGFLAEMLVKAGAGTQGGTLKLIDFDTLVPQNLGRHRLGFPSLLQKKSVAMADELRRLAPGVSIEAVTQDAREVDLPDQHLLIDATGEESLGHWLANYYPRPTQVLSVWIEGPGIAVRTLLRTAQGGCYRCLWEFTRRGEMRSTTEPLPSILAGHGCEGLYVPFGASVSIQAASLGVDAALDWANDIVSPALRTQVLNRDFAQATPDGDLPIERGCPACH; encoded by the coding sequence GTGAGCCGTGCCACGCCCAGCCAGGTAATTGAGGCGTTTGGGCGCGAAGGGTTCGACTTCGCAGGCATGGCCGACAACGGTTGGTTCCGGGTTTCCGGGCGTCTGTTCTCGGACGTCACTCCGGAAGGTGTGCCATGCGAAATAGTACTGGATCCCAACTTCTTTGAACTCCCGCGCTTCCGGCTGCTCGAGATTCCCTCCCATCTTCCTGCCGCAGTCCCGCACCTCAACGCCAATGGCGGGCTTTGCTACATCGCCAATGGCACGGTGACGTTGGACATCTTTGACCCGATCGGCCAATCGCTGGCTTGCCTGCGGCAGGCGCAGCATGTGTTTGATCGGATCATGCGGGGGGAGATGGTAGAAGACCTGACCGAGGAGTTCTACGCGTATTGGAATGGTGCGTATTGCCTTTCCGACCTCGACGGAAGTGCTCAGGGACGCCAGGAGTGCTTCATCGTGGAGGGTAACGAACGCCCGATCTGGTTCGTTACAAACAACCTTGCGCGAACCAAGAAGAAGGCTGAACTACTAGGATTCACCCCAACCGAAAGGACCACCCCGACCTACAGAATAAAGACCACTGCGCAACCACGCCCTGTCCCAGGCGTGTGGCCGCCCACCACCGTCAGCTCGCTGTTGACATGGCAAAGCCAACTGGACAGTCGCTGCAGGCGAAGCATCCATCGTCGTATCCAGCAAGGTGAGCGCGATCGCCTCAACGCGCTTCTTATTCTGATCGACTCACCAAAGATGACGTATGCCTTTGGAGTCATCTATGAGCGAGATGAGCAGGCTCCGAAGGTGAAGTTTGCAGATCGGCGAGATCGGACGCTGGGATTGGCAATACTTCCATTTTCCGTATTCAGGATTGATGAGCGCTACATTGCCGAGCGCAATATCCCAGGGCGTTCCACGCTTGCTGGGAAGGCAATCGCTTTGATTGGCTGTGGGACAATAGGGGGCTTCCTGGCCGAAATGCTGGTCAAGGCGGGCGCAGGAACTCAGGGTGGCACGCTGAAACTGATCGATTTCGACACTCTAGTACCACAGAATCTGGGGCGTCACCGATTGGGGTTTCCCTCCCTGCTTCAGAAAAAATCCGTGGCCATGGCTGATGAACTTCGCCGCTTGGCACCTGGCGTATCGATTGAAGCGGTCACCCAGGATGCCCGGGAAGTCGACCTGCCCGATCAACACCTTCTCATTGATGCGACCGGCGAGGAGTCCTTGGGCCATTGGCTGGCGAACTACTACCCACGGCCGACTCAGGTGCTTTCCGTCTGGATTGAGGGGCCAGGAATTGCCGTGCGCACGTTGCTTAGAACAGCCCAGGGCGGCTGCTATCGGTGTCTTTGGGAATTCACTCGGCGTGGAGAGATGCGCTCGACCACCGAGCCTTTGCCCAGCATTCTGGCAGGGCACGGGTGCGAGGGATTGTATGTGCCTTTCGGCGCCTCGGTTTCCATTCAAGCAGCTAGCTTGGGGGTAGATGCGGCGCTCGATTGGGCCAATGACATCGTCTCCCCCGCTCTGCGCACGCAAGTGCTTAACCGTGACTTCGCACAAGCTACGCCGGACGGTGATCTGCCAATTGAACGCGGATGCCCAGCATGCCACTGA
- a CDS encoding CBASS cGAMP-activated phospholipase: protein MTMADIPTYHVLALSGGGYRGLYTATVLAELEAVLGRPIAAHFDLICGTSAGGMLALGLANEIPALELKGLFEDQGNRIFGRRSLARRLFGFWLAAKHDSAGLQGVLNERFGSTTIGDLKHRVLIPAVNYTTGRGQFFKTPHHPTFELDHRMQVTDVAMATAAAPVYFPLSRNDRGVFADGGLVGNAPGLFGLHEVRTFLAPGGQAEIRVLSIGTMTIGATLRGGATLDRGFGMWRGGLFDLVISAQESSVDYMLRQSLGDKYLQIDDQATPDQCRDIKALDRVSVGATNTLKDRGKHAAQRALGNPLFKPFRDHIAASPVFYHGALKNA from the coding sequence ATGACCATGGCTGACATCCCGACCTACCACGTGCTCGCACTTTCAGGAGGCGGCTATCGTGGCCTGTACACGGCCACGGTACTTGCTGAGCTGGAAGCGGTTCTGGGGCGACCCATTGCTGCGCATTTTGACCTGATCTGCGGAACGTCGGCAGGCGGGATGTTGGCCTTGGGCTTGGCTAACGAGATTCCTGCCTTAGAGCTCAAAGGCCTATTCGAGGATCAGGGCAATCGCATCTTCGGTCGACGTAGTCTGGCGCGCCGGCTGTTTGGGTTCTGGCTGGCAGCCAAGCACGATTCGGCAGGCCTTCAGGGGGTGCTAAATGAGCGCTTTGGTTCCACGACCATCGGCGATCTGAAGCATCGTGTGCTGATTCCGGCGGTGAACTACACCACCGGGCGAGGGCAGTTCTTCAAGACGCCCCACCATCCCACCTTTGAGCTTGACCACCGCATGCAGGTGACCGACGTGGCCATGGCGACGGCCGCAGCACCTGTCTACTTCCCGCTATCCAGGAACGATCGCGGAGTCTTTGCAGATGGCGGCTTGGTAGGCAACGCCCCGGGACTGTTTGGGCTGCATGAGGTGAGGACCTTTCTGGCACCGGGTGGGCAGGCCGAGATCCGGGTTCTCTCCATCGGAACCATGACCATCGGTGCCACCCTGCGTGGCGGTGCAACTCTGGATCGAGGGTTCGGAATGTGGCGCGGCGGGCTGTTCGACCTGGTCATTTCTGCCCAGGAATCCTCGGTGGACTACATGTTGCGGCAATCACTTGGAGACAAGTACCTGCAGATTGACGATCAGGCTACGCCGGACCAGTGCCGCGACATTAAGGCATTGGATCGCGTGTCCGTCGGTGCCACCAACACCCTAAAGGATCGGGGTAAGCATGCAGCCCAACGCGCACTGGGCAATCCTCTGTTCAAGCCCTTCCGTGACCACATAGCCGCCTCGCCCGTGTTCTACCACGGCGCTCTCAAGAACGCATAG
- a CDS encoding ImmA/IrrE family metallo-endopeptidase: MDELWVRQKARGFVAKVALPPVFGDLTPYLEAINAKLRQEELEQGESGYTITKPNGRHIVTVNSTETLERQRFTICHEIAHILLELPSSHEEVPSWSYAKRHPNEVACDTFASELLMPYKLWLDKVPPDDPSMEIIENLAVTFGTSFPAAASRYASLSHRPCAFVTMERGAVRYASRSTSLRNVNAQIPARSIIPAGSVAKRLREAVVSAAAAGEVAQDIWFDNWKKGGVLWEISRHFSSRDTTVSLLWFDEDELPDGELDRFGTSIDEEDGLEELTGHLSWNKQKR; the protein is encoded by the coding sequence ATGGACGAGCTGTGGGTTAGGCAGAAGGCGCGCGGGTTTGTCGCCAAAGTGGCGTTACCGCCGGTCTTTGGTGATCTGACGCCCTATCTGGAGGCTATCAACGCCAAGCTCCGACAAGAAGAGCTTGAACAAGGTGAATCTGGGTACACCATCACGAAGCCCAATGGCCGTCACATCGTGACGGTCAACAGCACTGAAACGCTGGAACGCCAGCGCTTTACGATCTGCCACGAGATTGCGCACATCCTTCTGGAGCTACCCTCCAGTCACGAAGAAGTGCCTTCTTGGTCCTATGCCAAGCGGCACCCCAATGAGGTTGCCTGCGACACCTTCGCGTCAGAGCTGTTGATGCCTTACAAGCTGTGGCTGGACAAGGTGCCGCCGGACGACCCCTCCATGGAGATCATCGAGAATCTGGCAGTCACATTTGGCACTTCTTTCCCTGCAGCTGCGTCACGGTACGCAAGCCTCAGTCACAGACCATGCGCCTTTGTCACGATGGAGCGCGGTGCCGTTCGATACGCCTCTCGCTCGACATCGCTACGCAACGTCAACGCGCAAATCCCAGCTCGATCGATTATTCCGGCGGGGTCGGTGGCCAAGCGCTTGCGTGAAGCAGTTGTCAGCGCCGCCGCCGCCGGCGAAGTAGCTCAGGACATCTGGTTCGACAACTGGAAGAAGGGCGGCGTTTTGTGGGAAATCAGCCGTCACTTCTCAAGCCGCGATACTACGGTATCGCTACTTTGGTTTGACGAAGACGAACTACCAGATGGGGAGCTCGACCGATTCGGCACATCGATTGATGAGGAAGACGGGCTGGAAGAGCTCACCGGCCACCTCTCTTGGAACAAGCAGAAGCGCTAA
- a CDS encoding helix-turn-helix domain-containing protein → MPQTGLGVALKTLRERNGMSLREIGQRSSTDHAYIHRLETGEKTSPSNDLVAKLLAVLRPSERDAGIVYWLMDHPEADVELVDYALQDGDVSLEVFSAAAGMKHRGSVRPDPVTLISRVRRAFEDDDEDG, encoded by the coding sequence ATGCCGCAGACCGGCTTAGGCGTTGCCCTAAAGACGCTTAGAGAGCGAAATGGGATGTCGTTGAGGGAAATTGGCCAGCGCTCCTCTACCGACCATGCGTACATCCATCGGTTGGAAACGGGCGAAAAGACCAGCCCATCCAACGATCTGGTAGCCAAACTGTTGGCCGTACTGAGGCCAAGTGAGCGCGATGCAGGTATCGTCTACTGGCTAATGGACCACCCTGAGGCGGATGTGGAGCTGGTGGACTATGCCCTGCAAGATGGAGATGTCAGCCTGGAAGTCTTCTCCGCCGCTGCGGGCATGAAACATCGAGGATCGGTCAGGCCGGACCCGGTTACTTTGATATCCAGAGTGAGGCGGGCATTCGAGGACGATGATGAGGACGGCTAA
- a CDS encoding CBASS cGAMP synthase: protein MLNLSPLLFTTVADEACLHSNLDLSDAERALIAHARAEVRDCLRTGIPRVLAERGYTDTVPQPRFFTQGSWAYKTLNAPARKPQQADVDDGCYLPMSFVSQGTRPSVASTIFFEAAEQALAPLIERKKWELVNNKDTCIRIVICGFAHIDIPLYAIPDSEFTALTKASMEKYGFDSIAEAAIFAERDAWTALPRDKVLLAHRKCNWMASDPRPVKEWFLQEVDEKGEQFRRVIRYLKAFRDWRWESGGPSSILLMAAAAPIFEKRERRDDLALLDVVARLPPCLRAGVVNPVENSESLTDRLGKRGVENAAQAFEALEVTLRGCVNASSPSQACVWMRNEFGDRFPADEERIKVVSVVATIGATSPQPGPSELVGRSKAG, encoded by the coding sequence ATGCTCAACCTCAGCCCGCTGTTGTTCACCACGGTCGCCGATGAGGCGTGCCTGCATTCCAACCTGGATTTGAGCGACGCCGAGCGTGCGCTGATTGCGCACGCCCGGGCGGAGGTTCGAGACTGCTTGCGTACGGGCATTCCTCGCGTTCTGGCTGAACGTGGCTACACCGATACGGTGCCGCAGCCGCGATTCTTCACGCAAGGCTCCTGGGCGTACAAGACGCTCAACGCGCCGGCGCGAAAGCCTCAGCAGGCCGACGTTGATGACGGGTGCTACTTGCCGATGAGCTTTGTATCTCAAGGAACGCGACCGAGCGTGGCTTCCACCATTTTCTTCGAGGCTGCCGAGCAAGCACTTGCTCCGTTGATCGAACGAAAGAAGTGGGAGCTTGTGAACAACAAGGACACCTGCATCCGGATCGTGATCTGTGGCTTTGCCCACATCGACATCCCGCTCTACGCCATCCCGGACAGCGAGTTCACCGCATTGACCAAGGCGTCCATGGAGAAATATGGATTTGACTCCATTGCCGAGGCAGCCATCTTCGCCGAACGCGACGCCTGGACCGCCCTGCCCCGCGACAAGGTGCTTCTGGCCCACCGCAAATGCAACTGGATGGCCTCGGACCCCCGCCCCGTCAAAGAGTGGTTCCTGCAGGAGGTTGACGAGAAAGGCGAGCAGTTCCGCCGGGTCATTCGTTATCTAAAGGCATTTCGGGACTGGCGCTGGGAGAGCGGCGGCCCCTCCTCCATCCTTCTAATGGCGGCTGCAGCACCCATTTTCGAGAAGCGTGAGCGGCGCGATGACCTTGCGCTGCTGGATGTCGTAGCCAGGCTGCCGCCGTGCCTGCGGGCGGGTGTGGTAAACCCAGTCGAGAACAGCGAGTCGTTGACCGACCGTCTAGGCAAGCGCGGGGTGGAAAATGCCGCACAAGCCTTCGAGGCCCTTGAGGTCACGCTTCGCGGCTGCGTAAATGCGTCCAGCCCTTCTCAGGCCTGCGTGTGGATGCGCAACGAGTTCGGCGATCGATTCCCCGCCGATGAGGAACGCATCAAGGTGGTCTCGGTTGTCGCAACAATCGGTGCCACTTCGCCTCAGCCCGGACCCAGTGAGCTCGTCGGCCGGAGCAAGGCAGGGTGA
- a CDS encoding ArsR/SmtB family transcription factor has product MEHTSATHALAALGHATRLSIFRLLVQAGSGGKLAGDIAQALSLPGATLSFHLKELLAAGLITAEQRGRTICYRAEFEAMSALVAYLTENCCADEQACERPAGC; this is encoded by the coding sequence ATGGAACATACAAGCGCAACCCACGCCCTCGCTGCCCTGGGCCACGCCACCCGGCTTTCCATCTTCCGCCTGCTGGTCCAGGCCGGAAGTGGCGGCAAGCTGGCCGGCGACATTGCCCAGGCCCTCTCCCTTCCCGGTGCCACCCTCTCCTTCCATCTGAAGGAGTTGCTGGCTGCCGGCCTGATTACCGCCGAGCAGCGCGGTCGCACCATCTGCTACCGGGCCGAGTTCGAGGCGATGAGCGCGCTGGTGGCCTACCTGACCGAAAACTGCTGCGCCGACGAACAGGCCTGCGAACGTCCTGCTGGCTGCTGA
- a CDS encoding MFS transporter — MQSPSTQPQKLTRLIVALGVGQIIAWASSYYLLAVLAHPMSKSTGWSLGLLVGGLSAGLVTAGLLAPLAGRAIDRRGGRTVLAVSSVVFAMGLAMLATSHSPAAYYLGWVVLGVAMSAGLYDAAFSTLGQLLGSNAKRSIAGLTLVAGFASTLGWPALTYLDETVGWRGALWVAAALNLLVALPIHLLAIAKHRPRTGVSSHPSAAAAASTRSAATVLAAVPPAHWLVLIGLLLTCQAAIMATLSVHLIALLGAIGLAPSVALLAGMVIGPAQVIARLLEMYFGQGVHPTWSARIGIAATLAALLLLLIGDPWVAIIAFVIYGAGNGILTVARGTLPLALIGSADYGRTMGQLARPMLLAQAAAPPLAAIALDRTGPVWLICLLALLATVSLAGSCWLPAKMRGMIGAAQAGLAPASTAARTSNDKRQPD; from the coding sequence ATGCAGAGCCCGTCCACGCAGCCGCAAAAGCTGACCCGGCTGATCGTTGCGCTGGGGGTGGGCCAGATCATTGCGTGGGCCAGCAGCTATTACCTGTTGGCCGTTCTGGCGCATCCGATGTCCAAAAGCACCGGCTGGTCGCTCGGGCTGTTGGTGGGAGGCCTCTCCGCTGGGCTGGTCACAGCCGGACTTCTGGCTCCCCTGGCCGGCCGGGCCATCGACAGGCGGGGAGGGCGCACCGTACTGGCGGTCAGCTCGGTAGTGTTTGCCATGGGCCTGGCGATGCTGGCCACGTCCCACTCCCCAGCTGCCTATTACCTTGGCTGGGTGGTACTGGGCGTTGCCATGTCTGCAGGCCTGTATGACGCTGCGTTTTCGACACTTGGACAGCTGCTCGGGTCAAACGCGAAGCGATCCATTGCCGGCCTGACCTTGGTGGCTGGCTTTGCAAGCACGCTGGGCTGGCCAGCGCTGACCTACCTTGACGAGACCGTGGGATGGCGCGGCGCGTTGTGGGTAGCAGCCGCATTAAACCTGCTTGTCGCATTGCCCATCCACTTGCTCGCCATTGCGAAGCACCGACCCCGTACTGGCGTAAGTTCGCATCCCTCAGCCGCCGCTGCCGCTTCCACCAGATCTGCAGCAACCGTTCTGGCTGCAGTACCGCCTGCACACTGGCTTGTGCTCATTGGCCTCTTGCTGACCTGCCAGGCGGCGATCATGGCGACCTTGTCGGTGCATCTGATTGCGCTGCTCGGTGCCATCGGGCTGGCACCATCGGTGGCGCTGCTCGCTGGGATGGTGATCGGCCCCGCCCAGGTCATCGCTCGTTTGCTCGAGATGTACTTTGGACAAGGCGTGCATCCGACCTGGTCTGCGCGCATTGGAATTGCAGCGACATTGGCTGCACTCTTGCTGCTACTCATCGGAGACCCATGGGTCGCGATCATTGCATTCGTCATCTACGGTGCCGGCAACGGGATACTCACGGTAGCCCGCGGCACCCTCCCGCTGGCCTTGATCGGATCGGCGGACTACGGCAGGACCATGGGCCAACTTGCCCGCCCCATGCTGCTGGCACAGGCGGCGGCACCGCCGCTCGCAGCCATCGCGCTGGATCGAACCGGGCCTGTCTGGCTGATCTGCCTGTTGGCGCTGCTTGCCACTGTTTCCCTGGCGGGAAGCTGCTGGCTGCCGGCGAAGATGCGGGGCATGATCGGGGCAGCGCAGGCGGGCTTGGCACCCGCATCAACTGCCGCGCGCACTTCCAATGACAAACGCCAGCCCGACTGA